One genomic segment of Colias croceus chromosome 16, ilColCroc2.1 includes these proteins:
- the LOC123698599 gene encoding uncharacterized protein LOC123698599 — translation MSRCLWLIIFLLNTITAELSEEEDDYRMKRQINSIPLVYPYGATYKFIIGFSYPVPNKDKISLAFAVNFQYQYLQFQNISEVSRYYFIKEVSREEREADLEARKDERLVFYRAVADMLESKGMNGPDCVLRAICEAAQYPVDEDGLVGELLHIMLTPDYGKTPFDEEDPDYIEAMSPYIDAAVAGRQMFDCAFIYHKCPQGQGVLELISALRDD, via the exons ATGTCAAG ATGTTTGTggctaattatttttctactaaACACTATTACAGCAGAATTATCCGAGGAAGAAGATGACTACAGGATGAAAAGGCAAATTAATTCTATACCTCTCGTTTATCCTTATGGAGCGACTTATAAG TTCATCATAGGATTCTCATATCCAGTCCCTAACAAAGACAAGATAAGCTTGGCGTTTGCTGTGAACTTCCAGTACCAATACCTACAATTCCAGAATATATCTGAGGTATCTAGATATTACTTTATCAAAGAAGTCTCCAGAGAAGAAAGGGAAGCTGACTTGGAAGCGAGGAAAGATGAACGACTTGTTTTTTATCGAGCTGTAGCTGATATGTTGGAATC TAAAGGAATGAACGGCCCGGATTGTGTGTTGCGAGCGATCTGTGAAGCTGCCCAGTACCCTGTGGATGAAGACGGTCTGGTGGGGGAACTGCtgcatattatgttaac GCCAGACTACGGTAAAACCCCGTTCGACGAGGAGGACCCAGACTACATAGAGGCAATGTCACCTTATATAGACGCAGCGGTTGCTGGCAGACAAATGTTCGACTGTGCGTTTATTTATCACAAGTGCCCTCAAGGACAGGGGGTTTTGGAACTTATATCGGCGCTACGTGATGATTGA